The following are from one region of the Ignavibacteriota bacterium genome:
- a CDS encoding insulinase family protein yields the protein MENYYLTTLPNGTKIVSEFIPHVQSFTLGFWFNVGARDESIHNNGISHFIEHMLFKGTKKRSAKMIAEEIESYGGYLNAFTSKEQTCYYSKGLSENLGRTFCVLSDLIQNPLFKETHIKREAGVVIDELKDIDDNPEELLYDKFEEIIFNGNHLSYPVIGREVNIRNFHSNDLFNFHRNNYSTNGLLIVASGNLKHDHLIKLTEKYIVDDNSKRRIRREQFHTKKVEDTFIEKDVQQVHTIIGRATYGYNDKNRIPVRFLSALLGEGSSSRLFLAVREKLGITYQINSFLNSYNDTSAFGVYFSTNQNQYAKVIDIVYKEFKKLKEIPITEKELKKVKEYLKGGILLSLESTTNRMMRIANSILYYNKVFTVNDYLSKIEKITVEDVQKTARELLNDSKLIKVILKSETK from the coding sequence GTGGAAAATTACTACTTAACAACACTTCCAAACGGAACCAAAATAGTTTCTGAATTTATTCCGCACGTTCAGTCATTCACGCTTGGATTTTGGTTTAATGTTGGGGCTCGTGATGAATCAATCCATAACAATGGTATTTCACATTTCATCGAGCATATGCTATTTAAAGGAACGAAGAAACGTTCTGCAAAAATGATTGCTGAAGAAATAGAGTCTTACGGTGGTTATCTGAATGCTTTCACTTCTAAAGAACAAACTTGTTATTACTCAAAAGGATTATCAGAAAATCTTGGAAGAACATTCTGCGTTTTATCTGACCTGATACAAAATCCTCTGTTCAAAGAAACTCACATAAAAAGAGAAGCCGGCGTTGTTATTGATGAATTAAAAGATATTGATGATAACCCGGAAGAACTTCTGTATGATAAATTTGAAGAAATAATTTTCAACGGTAATCATCTCAGTTACCCGGTGATTGGCAGAGAGGTGAATATCAGAAATTTTCATTCGAACGATCTCTTTAACTTTCACAGGAATAATTATTCAACAAATGGCTTGTTGATTGTTGCTTCTGGAAATCTGAAACACGATCACCTGATAAAACTTACTGAAAAATATATTGTTGATGATAATTCAAAAAGAAGAATAAGAAGAGAACAATTTCACACTAAGAAAGTTGAAGATACTTTTATCGAAAAGGATGTTCAGCAGGTCCACACTATTATTGGAAGAGCAACTTATGGTTATAATGATAAGAATAGAATTCCGGTAAGATTTTTATCCGCGCTGCTTGGAGAGGGAAGCAGTTCGCGTTTGTTTTTGGCAGTGAGAGAAAAACTTGGAATAACTTATCAGATTAATTCCTTCCTCAATTCCTACAATGATACTTCGGCATTCGGAGTATATTTTTCAACCAATCAAAACCAGTACGCAAAGGTTATTGATATTGTTTATAAAGAATTCAAAAAGTTGAAAGAAATTCCGATAACTGAAAAGGAACTGAAGAAAGTTAAAGAATATTTAAAAGGTGGAATACTTCTAAGTCTCGAAAGTACAACTAACAGGATGATGAGAATTGCAAATTCAATTCTTTATTACAATAAAGTTTTTACTGTGAATGATTACCTGTCAAAGATTGAAAAGATCACAGTTGAAGATGTTCAGAAAACAGCAAGAGAATTACTAAATGATTCAAAGCTTATCAAAGTAATTCTAAAATCAGAAACAAAATAA
- a CDS encoding molybdopterin-dependent oxidoreductase, with the protein MPNINIDGKVIEFKPGQTIIEAALDHGITIPHFCWHPKLSVSGNCRICLVEVEKMPKLVIACSTIASEGMVVHLKSEKVIAAQNAVMEFLLINHPLDCPICDEAGECKLQDYAYKYGVGESRFVEEKVHKDKRVALGPGVMFDGDRCISCSRCIRFCDEIAKDPELTFIKRGDRVTIVTYPGEELDNPYSMNVIDICPVGALTSRDFRFKARVWDMSSTDSVCFGCSRGCNTEIWVRNNEILRLTPRHNEDVNSYWMCDHGRLNTFKFVNADTRIDFPQIRKDGRLTEINWEDAANETAKRLKTFKPDQIAVISSAFLTCEDNYIVTKFARTVLQTGNLDFIRRIDPGFADDILRTEDITPNSLGAELTGVQPSKSGLNIPAILNAIKEKKIKVLYLVEDDLIESYPEFENALAGLDLFIMHSTNQNKSTALADIIFPAASYAEKNGTFVNIDGMIQRIRPAVSVAEIDRSLDGMSMSRLDKFGTKWDRWATGKKINALPTWKIIILLAKAMGSKIKFNMAEEIFDEMSNTIDAFKGLDYDMISNFGLKIKTEISNKVKVS; encoded by the coding sequence ATGCCGAATATTAATATTGATGGAAAAGTAATTGAATTCAAACCTGGTCAAACCATTATTGAAGCGGCGCTTGATCACGGAATAACAATACCACATTTTTGTTGGCATCCGAAACTTTCAGTTTCAGGTAATTGCAGAATATGTCTTGTTGAAGTTGAGAAAATGCCAAAGCTTGTTATTGCCTGTTCAACAATTGCTTCTGAAGGAATGGTAGTTCATTTGAAATCTGAAAAAGTTATTGCTGCTCAGAATGCTGTGATGGAATTTCTGCTGATAAATCATCCGCTCGATTGTCCGATTTGTGATGAAGCCGGTGAATGTAAACTTCAGGATTATGCATATAAGTATGGTGTTGGCGAAAGCAGATTCGTTGAAGAGAAAGTACACAAAGATAAACGAGTAGCTCTGGGTCCGGGAGTAATGTTTGATGGTGACAGATGTATTTCATGTTCACGCTGTATAAGATTCTGTGATGAAATTGCCAAAGACCCCGAACTTACATTTATTAAAAGAGGAGACAGAGTTACTATTGTTACTTATCCCGGTGAAGAATTAGATAATCCGTATTCGATGAATGTAATTGATATCTGCCCGGTTGGTGCATTGACAAGCAGAGACTTCAGATTTAAAGCAAGAGTTTGGGATATGTCATCAACCGATTCTGTTTGTTTCGGATGTTCAAGAGGTTGTAACACGGAAATATGGGTCCGGAATAATGAAATCCTGAGACTAACACCAAGACACAATGAAGATGTTAACAGCTATTGGATGTGTGATCACGGAAGACTCAATACTTTTAAATTTGTAAATGCTGATACAAGAATTGATTTCCCTCAGATCAGAAAAGACGGACGATTAACAGAGATAAATTGGGAAGATGCAGCTAACGAAACGGCTAAAAGATTGAAAACCTTTAAACCCGATCAGATTGCTGTCATTAGTTCAGCATTTTTAACTTGTGAAGACAATTACATTGTAACAAAGTTTGCGCGTACGGTTTTGCAAACAGGAAATCTGGATTTTATCAGACGCATTGATCCTGGTTTTGCAGACGATATTCTAAGAACTGAAGACATAACTCCAAATTCATTAGGAGCTGAATTAACCGGTGTTCAACCTTCAAAATCCGGATTAAATATTCCAGCTATATTAAATGCAATAAAAGAGAAAAAAATAAAAGTGCTTTATTTGGTTGAAGATGATTTAATCGAATCCTATCCAGAATTTGAAAATGCATTAGCAGGATTGGATTTGTTCATTATGCATTCTACCAATCAAAATAAGAGTACTGCTCTGGCTGATATTATTTTCCCTGCTGCATCTTATGCGGAGAAGAATGGTACTTTTGTGAATATAGATGGAATGATTCAAAGAATTCGTCCAGCCGTTTCAGTTGCGGAAATTGACCGATCACTTGATGGAATGAGCATGAGCAGACTTGATAAATTTGGAACTAAATGGGATCGTTGGGCTACTGGTAAAAAAATCAACGCACTGCCCACCTGGAAAATTATTATTTTACTTGCAAAAGCGATGGGAAGCAAAATAAAGTTTAATATGGCAGAAGAAATATTCGATGAAATGTCAAATACAATTGATGCTTTCAAAGGTTTGGATTATGATATGATTAGTAATTTCGGTTTGAAGATAAAAACAGAAATTTCAAATAAAGTTAAAGTATCCTGA
- the nuoH gene encoding NADH-quinone oxidoreductase subunit NuoH, with product MSVLEIIIFALIKIVIIVSAMLLSVAYLVYFERKVSAWAQNRIGPNRVGWKGALQPFADLMKLALKEDIVPQNADKRIHSLAPVIALLVALSTYAVIPFGPDLQIANYNIPLIVADVNIGVLFILALTSLGVYAITLAGWSSGSKYSLLGGIRSSAQMISYEVSMGFSVAGVLLLSESLRPTAIVESQASWMWNAIVQPIGFITFLVSAFAETNRLPFDLPEAEPELVGGFHTEYSSMKFAGFFLAEYANMIIASALIVTLYLGGWQIPYLEKLNLSPLVYTLLSLGAFLLKMAALLFFFLWIRWTLPRFRYDQLMNLGWKVLFPLSLINIVWVAVLIMILGL from the coding sequence ATGAGCGTACTTGAAATTATAATATTTGCACTTATAAAAATTGTTATTATTGTCAGCGCAATGCTGCTTTCAGTTGCTTATCTTGTTTACTTTGAGAGGAAAGTAAGTGCCTGGGCGCAAAACAGAATTGGGCCAAACAGAGTTGGCTGGAAGGGCGCACTTCAACCGTTCGCTGATCTTATGAAACTCGCATTGAAAGAAGATATCGTACCGCAAAATGCGGATAAAAGAATTCATTCACTTGCTCCTGTAATTGCTTTGTTGGTTGCTTTGTCAACTTATGCTGTAATTCCATTTGGACCGGATCTTCAAATTGCAAACTATAACATTCCGCTTATTGTTGCTGACGTAAACATTGGTGTGCTTTTTATTTTAGCTTTAACATCTCTTGGCGTTTACGCAATAACACTTGCGGGCTGGTCATCCGGAAGCAAGTATTCATTACTTGGCGGAATTCGTTCATCTGCACAAATGATTTCTTATGAAGTTTCAATGGGATTTTCAGTAGCAGGAGTTTTACTTTTATCAGAATCATTGAGACCAACAGCAATTGTTGAATCACAAGCTAGTTGGATGTGGAATGCAATTGTTCAGCCAATTGGATTTATTACTTTTCTTGTATCAGCATTTGCAGAGACAAACAGATTACCATTTGATTTACCTGAAGCTGAACCGGAACTTGTTGGCGGTTTTCATACCGAATACAGCAGTATGAAGTTTGCAGGTTTCTTCCTTGCGGAATATGCAAATATGATTATCGCAAGTGCACTTATTGTTACGCTTTATTTAGGTGGCTGGCAAATTCCATATCTTGAAAAGTTAAATCTATCTCCATTAGTTTATACCTTATTAAGTCTTGGTGCATTTTTACTTAAAATGGCTGCATTGCTTTTCTTCTTTTTGTGGATTCGCTGGACATTGCCGCGTTTCAGATATGATCAGTTGATGAACCTTGGATGGAAAGTGCTTTTTCCTTTATCATTAATTAATATTGTATGGGTGGCTGTTTTGATTATGATTCTTGGTTTGTAA
- the nuoI gene encoding NADH-quinone oxidoreductase subunit NuoI, which produces METTNKRRRIKDLNFWEKIYIPEIAKGLSLTLRTMFKPKFTMEYPEVKFDPPGSYRGRPVLVKEENDVERCVACGLCSRVCPALAIEVQAAETELEKERYPVKFEINMLRCIFCGFCEEVCPEEAIVMSKDYELAFTNREDAIYGKEKLLVPVKQLQDRIDFLRQYK; this is translated from the coding sequence ATGGAAACCACAAATAAAAGAAGACGAATAAAGGATTTAAACTTCTGGGAAAAGATTTACATCCCTGAAATAGCAAAAGGACTGTCACTTACTCTCAGAACTATGTTCAAACCTAAGTTCACAATGGAATATCCTGAAGTGAAATTCGATCCGCCTGGTTCTTATCGTGGCAGACCCGTACTTGTCAAAGAAGAAAATGATGTTGAAAGATGTGTTGCTTGTGGATTATGTTCAAGAGTTTGTCCGGCGTTAGCGATTGAAGTGCAAGCAGCAGAAACTGAATTAGAAAAAGAAAGATATCCTGTAAAATTTGAAATCAATATGCTTCGATGTATTTTCTGTGGATTTTGTGAAGAGGTTTGTCCCGAAGAAGCGATAGTGATGAGCAAAGATTATGAATTAGCTTTCACAAACCGGGAGGATGCAATTTATGGAAAAGAAAAACTTTTAGTGCCTGTTAAACAACTTCAGGACAGAATTGATTTTCTTCGTCAATACAAATAG
- a CDS encoding T9SS type A sorting domain-containing protein produces MFKRINLILYFAFLFVIESISPQDNFKIYSPEFVPENTAFEVSIITSNKFPDFKSLNIYFLPDPSLIINNVELWIDNERKELPISSEFVPEYSELFKKVIVDLLDTSIFKGETFFQIVLFVKPGSAKSNSLQLFGSYIHKDQTIRQLTTSDLDEYSENPGLYNLLFKYYERTSIPGNAALLEYNSYLNIAQVYAFKDVLNLEFWMKTKNFNSEFFRIINGETNWVEYSLSINENQMLYIDSKNDKLLSPGPCFISENIWYHFLIRQDKQNNEIKFFINGSEVAHSQISNSLNPDNLFFHLQNSGHDGELIVDQFRLILSSSSLSEIMKNRNYSDYLDDSSNVIFQMNFSQEELDAFREQKKISYEMIRLKNSDAPLFSRGPELKVKLMNNYYEVEWSGGSTMDADFYVLEKAVGNGKYTQVEKSKALNEDGKIYSLLSENKDQNEIVYFRIKQINKDGSSVYSDDVKVGQGLVEDLIVDQNYPNPFNPTTTIEFDLLQDSDVEVKIFDLSGVEVAVLHKGFLSSGSYKYKFDATGLTSGIYLYQVKTPTSSLTRKMILTK; encoded by the coding sequence ATGTTTAAACGAATAAACTTAATACTGTATTTCGCTTTTCTTTTTGTGATTGAATCTATATCTCCACAGGACAACTTCAAAATTTATTCACCGGAGTTTGTTCCGGAAAATACAGCTTTTGAAGTTTCCATTATCACTTCCAATAAATTTCCTGATTTCAAATCATTGAATATTTACTTTCTGCCAGACCCATCATTAATAATTAATAATGTTGAACTTTGGATAGACAACGAAAGAAAAGAGCTCCCGATTTCAAGTGAGTTTGTTCCCGAATATTCAGAACTCTTCAAGAAAGTAATTGTAGATCTTTTGGATACAAGCATTTTTAAAGGTGAAACATTTTTTCAGATAGTTTTATTTGTAAAACCTGGTTCTGCAAAATCAAATTCACTTCAATTATTCGGTAGCTATATACACAAAGATCAAACCATTAGACAATTAACAACTTCTGATCTGGATGAATACTCTGAAAATCCCGGATTATATAATCTTTTATTTAAATATTATGAAAGAACATCTATACCAGGAAATGCTGCACTTTTGGAGTACAACTCTTACTTGAATATAGCACAGGTTTATGCATTTAAAGATGTTCTGAATCTTGAATTTTGGATGAAAACAAAAAATTTCAATTCAGAATTTTTCAGGATAATCAATGGAGAGACGAATTGGGTTGAGTACTCTTTATCAATAAATGAAAATCAGATGCTCTACATTGATTCAAAAAATGATAAACTACTTTCTCCTGGACCCTGTTTTATATCGGAAAATATATGGTATCATTTCCTCATCAGACAGGACAAACAGAATAATGAAATTAAATTTTTCATTAATGGAAGTGAAGTTGCTCATTCTCAAATCAGTAATTCATTAAATCCTGATAACCTGTTCTTTCATCTTCAAAATTCCGGTCACGATGGTGAACTGATCGTTGATCAATTTCGATTAATTCTCAGCAGTAGTTCTTTATCAGAAATTATGAAGAATAGAAATTATTCAGATTATCTCGATGACAGTTCAAATGTAATTTTTCAAATGAATTTTTCACAGGAAGAACTCGATGCGTTTCGTGAGCAGAAGAAAATTTCGTATGAAATGATCAGGTTAAAAAATTCAGATGCACCACTTTTCTCAAGAGGACCGGAACTAAAAGTAAAGTTGATGAATAATTATTATGAAGTTGAATGGAGCGGCGGAAGTACTATGGATGCAGATTTTTATGTTTTAGAGAAAGCTGTCGGAAATGGAAAATATACTCAAGTGGAGAAATCAAAGGCATTAAATGAAGATGGGAAGATATATTCATTACTCAGTGAAAATAAAGATCAAAATGAAATTGTTTATTTCAGAATTAAACAAATAAATAAAGATGGTTCTTCAGTTTATTCTGATGATGTCAAAGTTGGGCAAGGACTTGTGGAAGATTTAATCGTTGATCAAAATTACCCTAACCCATTCAATCCAACTACAACTATTGAATTTGATCTGTTGCAGGACTCTGATGTTGAAGTTAAGATCTTCGATCTTTCAGGTGTAGAAGTAGCAGTCCTTCACAAAGGATTTTTATCAAGCGGTTCATATAAATATAAATTTGATGCAACAGGATTGACTTCCGGCATATATCTTTATCAGGTCAAAACTCCAACATCATCACTAACCAGAAAAATGATTCTGACCAAGTAG
- a CDS encoding YifB family Mg chelatase-like AAA ATPase has protein sequence MLSKIFSSATYGIDAYLVEVETHVEKQIPGFIIVGLPDSAVKESRERVTAAIKNSGFEYPLKKITVNLAPADIKKEGSSFDLPIAIGLLSATGLIESNLLIDSVFLGELSLDGKLRPVKGALPITVEARKKGIKRIILPVDSSAEASIVDEIDVFGASTLSEVVDFLNGTNDIKAVKSDRQQIFSRVNKYHLDFADVKGQENVKRALEVAAAGAHNILMIGPPGSGKTMLAKRLPTILPPLSFEEALETTKIHSIAGILSRDTALVTERPFRSPHHTVSDAALVGGGSFPRPGEVSFAHHGVLFLDELPEFKKNVLEVLRQPLEDSRVTVSRSKLSLDFPANFMLAAAMNPCPCGYFTDPNKECTCTPPSIQKYMAKISGPLLDRIDIHIEVPAVKYKELAAETTAEKSEIIRERVLFARQIQNDRFNDLKHIFNNGDMGSKEVRKYCKLNDSGEELLKMAMTKLGLSARAYDRILKVSRTIADLEKSTDIEPQHVSEAIQYRSLDRELWKH, from the coding sequence ATGCTTTCAAAAATATTTTCAAGTGCTACTTATGGAATAGATGCTTACCTCGTTGAAGTTGAGACACATGTTGAGAAACAAATTCCGGGATTTATAATTGTTGGACTCCCTGATAGTGCTGTAAAGGAAAGCCGGGAACGGGTAACAGCAGCAATCAAAAACAGTGGATTTGAATATCCATTAAAAAAAATTACAGTCAATTTGGCTCCAGCAGATATTAAAAAAGAAGGAAGTTCTTTTGATCTTCCGATTGCGATAGGATTACTTTCTGCAACTGGTTTAATTGAATCAAATTTGTTAATTGATTCAGTGTTTCTTGGAGAATTATCACTTGATGGTAAACTGAGACCTGTTAAAGGTGCATTACCAATTACAGTTGAAGCAAGAAAGAAAGGGATTAAAAGAATAATTCTGCCAGTTGATTCATCTGCCGAAGCCTCTATAGTTGATGAGATAGATGTATTTGGTGCTTCAACTTTAAGTGAAGTCGTAGATTTCCTTAACGGAACGAACGACATAAAAGCAGTAAAATCAGACAGACAGCAAATATTTTCAAGAGTTAACAAGTACCATCTTGATTTTGCTGATGTTAAAGGACAGGAAAATGTCAAACGTGCTTTGGAAGTTGCGGCAGCAGGTGCACATAATATATTAATGATTGGTCCACCCGGATCCGGGAAAACGATGCTTGCAAAAAGACTTCCAACGATTCTTCCACCACTTTCTTTTGAAGAAGCGTTGGAAACTACTAAAATTCATAGCATTGCCGGAATACTGTCGAGAGATACAGCATTAGTGACCGAGAGACCATTCCGCAGTCCACACCACACAGTTTCAGATGCAGCACTCGTTGGTGGCGGAAGCTTTCCTCGTCCTGGTGAAGTTTCATTTGCTCATCACGGTGTATTGTTTCTTGATGAATTACCAGAATTCAAAAAAAATGTATTGGAAGTCTTACGGCAACCACTTGAAGATTCAAGAGTAACAGTAAGCCGATCTAAACTTTCTCTGGATTTTCCTGCAAATTTTATGTTAGCCGCAGCTATGAACCCTTGCCCATGCGGCTATTTTACCGATCCAAACAAAGAATGTACTTGCACACCACCATCAATCCAGAAATATATGGCAAAAATATCAGGTCCTCTTTTAGATCGAATCGATATTCATATTGAGGTACCGGCAGTTAAATACAAGGAATTAGCTGCTGAAACAACTGCTGAGAAATCGGAAATAATCAGAGAACGTGTTTTATTTGCAAGACAGATACAAAATGATAGATTTAATGACTTAAAACATATTTTTAACAATGGAGATATGGGATCAAAAGAAGTTAGGAAATACTGTAAACTGAATGATTCTGGTGAGGAATTGCTGAAAATGGCTATGACCAAACTTGGACTTTCAGCAAGAGCCTACGATAGAATTCTAAAAGTCAGCAGAACAATAGCAGACCTTGAAAAATCAACCGATATTGAACCACAACACGTAAGTGAAGCGATACAGTATCGTAGTTTGGACAGAGAACTGTGGAAACACTAA
- the rpmG gene encoding 50S ribosomal protein L33: protein MAKSNIRQIITLESTAGTGYRYSTTKNKRTHPARVEYKKYDPVVRKHVIFKETK from the coding sequence ATGGCAAAAAGTAATATCAGACAAATAATAACATTAGAAAGCACTGCAGGTACTGGTTACAGATACAGCACCACAAAAAATAAAAGAACACATCCTGCAAGAGTTGAATATAAAAAGTATGACCCTGTGGTTCGTAAGCACGTGATATTTAAAGAAACTAAATAA
- the secE gene encoding preprotein translocase subunit SecE codes for MKEKIKNFFEDVVKEMKKVTWPTRAELMESTKIVIVVCLILAGFAYVIDMLISQVMQGIF; via the coding sequence ATGAAAGAAAAAATAAAAAATTTTTTTGAAGACGTGGTCAAGGAAATGAAAAAAGTTACCTGGCCTACGAGAGCAGAACTAATGGAATCAACAAAAATAGTAATTGTTGTGTGCCTTATTCTCGCCGGATTTGCTTATGTAATTGATATGCTCATCAGTCAGGTTATGCAAGGAATTTTTTAA
- the nusG gene encoding transcription termination/antitermination factor NusG, producing the protein MDAKWYVVRTFSGHENKVKQMLETGLQENEQLKLKIREILVPTEKVFEVKDGKKRSKTKNFFPGYILVQAELDNQVKEFILRTQSVMGFLGTGKVPNPLQPEEVRRIVGRITQNESTERMETIFRNGDIVKIIDGPFNNFSGTVQEVNEEKMKMKVMVSIFGRKTPVEIDFVQAELEK; encoded by the coding sequence ATGGATGCAAAGTGGTATGTGGTCAGAACATTCTCCGGACATGAGAATAAAGTAAAGCAAATGCTTGAAACCGGACTTCAGGAAAACGAGCAATTGAAATTAAAGATCAGAGAAATTCTTGTTCCTACTGAAAAAGTATTTGAAGTCAAGGATGGGAAGAAACGCAGTAAGACTAAGAACTTTTTTCCTGGTTACATCCTTGTTCAAGCTGAACTTGATAATCAGGTAAAAGAATTTATCCTGAGAACACAATCGGTAATGGGATTTTTAGGTACTGGTAAAGTTCCTAATCCACTTCAGCCGGAAGAGGTCAGACGAATCGTGGGAAGAATTACTCAAAATGAATCCACTGAAAGAATGGAAACTATATTTAGAAACGGTGATATTGTTAAAATAATTGATGGACCATTCAACAACTTTAGCGGGACTGTTCAGGAAGTAAACGAGGAGAAAATGAAAATGAAAGTTATGGTTTCAATTTTCGGAAGAAAAACTCCTGTCGAGATAGATTTTGTTCAAGCAGAATTAGAGAAATAA
- the rplK gene encoding 50S ribosomal protein L11 encodes MAKKIDSFIKLQIPGGKANPSPPVGPALGQKGVNIMEFCKQFNARTQDKDGMIIPVIITVYSDKSFTFITKTPPAAVLLKKLSKVEKGSAESNRTKVGKVTRSQLKEIAEIKMKDLNAFDVDHAMSMIAGTARSMGLTVED; translated from the coding sequence ATGGCAAAAAAAATTGATAGCTTTATAAAATTGCAAATACCGGGTGGGAAAGCTAATCCATCCCCACCTGTTGGTCCTGCACTTGGTCAAAAAGGTGTAAACATTATGGAGTTTTGCAAGCAGTTTAATGCCAGAACTCAGGATAAAGACGGGATGATAATTCCGGTTATAATAACTGTTTATTCTGATAAGTCTTTCACATTCATAACTAAAACGCCACCTGCTGCAGTTCTTCTTAAAAAATTATCTAAAGTTGAAAAAGGATCTGCTGAATCGAACCGGACTAAAGTTGGTAAAGTGACTCGTTCTCAGCTAAAGGAAATTGCTGAAATAAAGATGAAAGATTTAAATGCATTCGATGTTGATCATGCAATGAGTATGATTGCAGGTACAGCAAGAAGTATGGGACTTACAGTAGAAGATTAA
- a CDS encoding 50S ribosomal protein L1 — translation MKISKRKKEFQSKVKTDKEYTLQEAVALLKNSSKVKFVESLDCAMRLGVDPRQADQMLRGTVSLPHGTGKQVTVLVIGKGTKAQEALDAGADFAGFEDYLEKIKGGWTDVDVIIATPDSMSELGKLGKILGPKGLMPNPKSGTVTQDVSQAVREIKAGKIEFRVDKTGIVHTSVGKLNFEADKLVDNAKAFINTIIKMKPSSAKGQYVKSLFLSSTMGPGLRISKDEYTVRQV, via the coding sequence ATGAAAATTTCAAAAAGAAAAAAAGAATTTCAATCAAAAGTAAAAACAGATAAAGAATACACACTTCAGGAAGCAGTAGCGCTTCTTAAAAACTCTTCAAAAGTAAAATTTGTTGAGTCACTTGATTGTGCTATGCGGCTTGGAGTTGATCCTCGTCAGGCTGATCAGATGTTGCGAGGAACTGTTTCTCTTCCGCATGGAACAGGTAAACAGGTTACAGTTTTGGTTATTGGGAAAGGTACTAAAGCCCAGGAAGCTTTAGATGCCGGAGCAGATTTTGCAGGATTTGAAGATTATCTTGAGAAAATTAAAGGTGGATGGACAGATGTTGATGTTATTATTGCAACACCTGATTCGATGAGTGAACTTGGCAAGCTTGGAAAAATTCTTGGACCGAAAGGCTTGATGCCAAATCCAAAAAGTGGAACAGTCACACAGGATGTATCTCAAGCAGTAAGAGAAATTAAAGCGGGTAAGATAGAATTCAGAGTTGATAAAACTGGTATAGTTCATACCTCTGTTGGCAAATTAAATTTCGAAGCCGATAAGCTTGTTGATAATGCAAAAGCTTTTATTAATACGATTATTAAGATGAAACCATCTTCCGCAAAAGGTCAATATGTTAAGAGTTTATTTTTGTCTAGCACTATGGGACCTGGATTAAGAATTTCGAAAGACGAATATACAGTTCGTCAGGTATAA
- a CDS encoding 50S ribosomal protein L10, protein MDRNEKSEIISEIKELLESSSAVYLTDYHGINVEDISSLRTQFRNEGVQYRVFKNTLMKRALKESGKYEKIADQLIGMTGFAFTTKNPLAPAKIINKYFGDKEKLALKACYVEGEYFDGGQLKTLATLPTKNELIAGIMGSLNSPVSGIVGAINAVMRDLVNVVEQISKREAA, encoded by the coding sequence ATGGACAGAAACGAAAAGTCAGAAATAATTTCTGAAATAAAGGAACTTCTTGAGAGTTCATCTGCAGTTTACTTGACCGATTATCACGGAATTAATGTTGAAGATATAAGTTCTCTTCGTACACAGTTCCGTAATGAAGGAGTTCAGTACCGGGTATTTAAAAATACTTTAATGAAACGAGCCTTAAAAGAATCGGGCAAATATGAAAAAATTGCAGATCAATTAATTGGTATGACAGGATTTGCTTTTACTACAAAAAATCCTCTCGCACCAGCAAAAATCATCAACAAATATTTTGGTGATAAAGAAAAACTTGCTCTTAAAGCCTGCTATGTTGAGGGTGAGTATTTCGACGGAGGTCAGCTGAAAACTTTAGCAACTCTTCCGACAAAAAATGAATTAATTGCAGGAATAATGGGCTCTTTAAATTCACCTGTTTCCGGAATTGTTGGAGCAATCAACGCTGTGATGAGAGATCTGGTAAATGTTGTTGAGCAGATTTCTAAAAGAGAAGCAGCATAA